In the genome of Croceimicrobium hydrocarbonivorans, one region contains:
- a CDS encoding vWA domain-containing protein, whose product MNFGFPQFFWALFALSIPLLIHLFNLRRPKTVFFSNTRFLKQLEEERKSVKRLRYWLILLMRGLALAALVSAFTLPYFNSTENTGEQKKQYLHLYVDNSLSMKRDGSQGPLLNQARLFASQFLGSLGEDIEVQVLSNDFDSKYQRYYPASEAKDLAEQLDYSSEFRSLEEVLNRIRNLSSQNPEANHQILFLSDFQAGILNSEALESTDNEEIKLLALSSDVGTNNAAIDSLAFKAPVFVPGLVQDMEVFLHNYSQEELSGVSLEFWLNDTLQNARVVDLIAQESTAFPISFIPQKAGAYRGRISISKGEPNFDNQFYFSFQTLAKQKVYYLSEQEETALPLNIFRDPYFEFKKSSSQDLDYDYLAESRLIIMAGNQAISESLKQRLEEHLQKGKNIWFFPGSDAQMYQQQLQSIGIKLEGKWIVDSLMAQELNQVDPYLENTFVENRKAPLLPYSKSHLQSLDRSSINLLSFGKNRPLIARKPLANGQVFYALSSIDPDQSNLASHPILIPLLANASFYAGGKAKSYVQAGNAKDYQIVEAPQMEEALKITVQGGELIPYQRYLNDHYELRLGAQKLEAGNYPVQRKEQNIAYFSVNLDPRESLLQGSELKLNELFKPEAQIIDPSSNQEQAQLKASILMENTALWPWFVMLTLLFLFLEMLFLKSGRR is encoded by the coding sequence GCCCTGAGCATACCACTGCTCATCCACCTCTTCAATTTACGAAGACCAAAAACCGTTTTCTTTTCTAACACGCGCTTTTTAAAGCAATTAGAAGAAGAACGAAAATCGGTTAAACGTCTACGATATTGGTTAATACTGCTTATGCGGGGATTAGCATTGGCCGCCCTGGTAAGTGCATTTACCCTTCCCTATTTTAATAGCACGGAAAATACCGGTGAGCAAAAAAAGCAGTATCTGCACCTTTATGTAGATAATTCCCTGAGCATGAAAAGGGATGGCAGCCAGGGCCCGCTTTTAAATCAAGCGCGACTTTTTGCCTCGCAATTCTTAGGTTCCTTAGGTGAAGACATCGAGGTTCAGGTTCTCAGCAATGATTTTGACAGCAAGTATCAACGCTATTATCCAGCTTCTGAAGCCAAAGATTTAGCCGAGCAATTGGATTACAGTTCCGAGTTTCGCAGTCTGGAAGAAGTTCTCAATCGCATTCGGAACCTCAGCTCCCAAAACCCTGAAGCAAATCATCAGATTCTCTTCTTAAGTGATTTCCAAGCCGGAATACTAAATTCCGAAGCTCTGGAAAGTACCGATAATGAAGAAATTAAATTATTGGCCTTAAGCAGCGATGTGGGCACTAATAATGCTGCAATTGATTCCCTGGCCTTTAAAGCACCGGTATTTGTACCGGGCTTGGTACAGGATATGGAAGTTTTCCTGCATAACTATTCTCAAGAGGAGCTCAGTGGGGTGAGCCTAGAATTTTGGTTAAATGACACCTTGCAAAATGCGCGCGTGGTTGACCTAATTGCCCAAGAAAGTACCGCCTTCCCCATTAGCTTTATTCCACAAAAAGCAGGTGCCTATCGCGGTCGAATTAGTATTTCTAAGGGCGAACCTAATTTTGATAATCAATTCTATTTCAGCTTTCAAACCCTGGCTAAGCAAAAGGTTTATTATCTCTCAGAACAAGAGGAAACCGCACTACCATTAAACATCTTTCGCGACCCTTATTTTGAATTTAAAAAGAGTAGTAGCCAGGATTTGGATTACGATTATTTAGCAGAATCCCGACTGATCATTATGGCAGGTAATCAAGCCATCAGCGAAAGCTTGAAGCAAAGACTGGAAGAACATTTACAGAAAGGCAAGAATATTTGGTTTTTCCCTGGCTCAGATGCCCAGATGTATCAACAGCAATTGCAAAGTATAGGTATTAAGCTTGAAGGAAAATGGATTGTAGATAGCCTGATGGCCCAGGAGCTCAATCAAGTGGATCCCTACCTGGAAAACACCTTCGTTGAAAATCGAAAAGCCCCCCTTCTTCCCTATTCAAAATCGCATCTTCAAAGTTTGGACCGGAGTTCCATCAACCTTTTGAGTTTTGGCAAGAATCGACCATTAATCGCCCGCAAGCCTTTGGCCAATGGACAGGTGTTTTATGCCTTAAGCAGCATTGATCCAGATCAAAGCAATTTAGCTTCACACCCTATATTAATTCCGCTTTTAGCCAATGCTTCTTTTTACGCCGGTGGCAAGGCAAAGTCTTATGTACAGGCTGGAAATGCTAAGGATTATCAAATTGTGGAAGCTCCACAAATGGAAGAAGCTTTAAAGATTACGGTTCAAGGTGGGGAGCTTATTCCCTACCAGCGCTATCTAAATGATCATTATGAATTGCGTTTGGGCGCTCAGAAATTGGAAGCCGGAAATTATCCGGTTCAAAGAAAAGAGCAAAACATCGCCTACTTCTCTGTTAATCTAGATCCGCGGGAAAGCTTATTGCAAGGATCCGAGCTCAAGCTAAATGAACTTTTCAAGCCTGAAGCGCAAATCATTGACCCTTCTTCCAATCAAGAACAAGCCCAGCTCAAAGCCAGCATCCTAATGGAAAATACGGCCCTGTGGCCCTGGTTCGTGATGCTCACCTTATTATTTCTATTCCTCGAAATGTTATTCTTAAAGTCCGGCCGAAGATGA
- a CDS encoding dihydroorotase, whose protein sequence is MNQATYLLKNVRILDPSSPHHQEVLDVLLKEGKIAALGNNLQAEGAQLIEGKNLHLSPGWVELRANFNDPGHEDRETLKSGAAAAQWGGFTAVALSPQTDPVVDTKSAVEYLRSHSRKSPVEFLPIAAFSKGLKGEELSEMYDMREAGALAFSHGTKAVSNAALMRLALLYHRELPGALQVLSYDTAMTAGGQMHEGSKSTWLGLKGIPELAESLTMARDISLAEYTESAIHFQGVSSKIGVDLIRQAQAKGLKVSGDVNLFNLVWTDEALDQYDSNLKLYPPLRSEDDRQTLIAALKDGTLKGIASDHRPRTIEEKRCEFDLAQFGAASLEASFALLNTELGSELGLEKIVQCLSHENREIINYHIDSSIAEGGTMDLTLFDPEMEWNWKDHRKKSKAANYPFTDYTFKGKALATYQKGQWHSISE, encoded by the coding sequence ATGAACCAAGCCACCTACCTCCTTAAAAATGTAAGGATCCTCGATCCTTCTTCACCCCACCATCAGGAAGTACTAGATGTACTTTTAAAAGAGGGGAAAATTGCCGCCCTGGGAAACAATCTTCAAGCAGAAGGGGCCCAATTAATCGAAGGAAAGAATTTGCACTTAAGTCCGGGTTGGGTAGAGCTAAGAGCCAACTTTAATGATCCGGGTCATGAAGATCGGGAAACCCTAAAAAGTGGAGCCGCTGCTGCCCAATGGGGAGGATTTACCGCGGTAGCTTTATCTCCGCAAACCGATCCGGTAGTTGACACTAAATCGGCCGTAGAATACCTACGCTCCCATTCCCGAAAAAGTCCGGTAGAGTTTTTACCCATTGCGGCCTTCAGTAAGGGTCTTAAAGGGGAAGAACTAAGCGAAATGTACGATATGCGCGAGGCCGGCGCCCTGGCTTTTAGTCATGGAACCAAAGCGGTAAGCAATGCCGCCTTAATGCGTCTGGCCCTACTCTACCATCGCGAGTTGCCTGGAGCTTTGCAAGTATTATCATACGATACGGCCATGACGGCAGGCGGACAAATGCATGAAGGAAGCAAAAGCACTTGGTTAGGCTTAAAAGGCATTCCTGAATTAGCGGAAAGTCTTACTATGGCGCGTGATATCTCACTGGCAGAATATACCGAAAGCGCGATTCACTTTCAAGGAGTAAGTAGCAAAATAGGCGTAGATTTAATTCGTCAGGCCCAAGCCAAAGGACTCAAAGTTAGTGGCGATGTAAACCTCTTCAATCTGGTTTGGACTGATGAGGCTTTGGATCAATACGATAGTAATCTTAAGTTATACCCACCGCTTCGTTCGGAGGATGATCGCCAAACCTTAATTGCCGCTTTAAAAGATGGTACCCTTAAAGGCATTGCTAGTGATCACCGTCCTCGCACCATCGAAGAAAAACGCTGCGAATTTGACTTGGCCCAGTTTGGTGCCGCCAGTTTAGAAGCCAGTTTTGCCCTTCTTAACACAGAGTTGGGAAGCGAATTGGGCTTGGAAAAAATAGTACAGTGCCTGAGTCACGAAAACCGTGAAATCATCAATTACCACATTGATAGTAGTATTGCGGAAGGCGGCACCATGGACCTTACGCTATTCGATCCGGAAATGGAATGGAACTGGAAAGACCATCGCAAAAAAAGCAAAGCAGCAAACTATCCATTTACAGATTATACCTTTAAAGGCAAGGCCCTGGCTACCTATCAAAAGGGCCAGTGGCATAGTATTTCAGAATGA
- a CDS encoding glycosyltransferase family 4 protein, with protein sequence MIIGYEAKRIYHNHSGLGNYGRNLIRALAADYPDSEFRLYNPWPGSVSFPAPSNVVEQLPALKSKLYAQLWRRRFISKQAQREGVEIFHGLSAELPQGLSRLGIKSIVSIHDLIFLRYPELYKAIDRKIYKRKALAACQRADLVVAISHQTREDLIKLLGISPSKIKVIGQGCAPEFWEDHQDLGEALIKRETLPERFGLFVGTLEPRKNPVALAQACLAENIPLVLVGRPKKYWADFYNSLSAEEKKLIRPIKVGPNAELAGLYQKATFMAYPSNFEGFGIPLVEAMACNTALISSANSALKEVAGPGTLLVKENSPEQLGAAIRKFWEDENLRQKSIKQNRNFVAQFKDQVIARQWMDTYRELAGHD encoded by the coding sequence ATGATCATCGGATACGAAGCAAAGCGCATTTACCACAACCATAGTGGCCTGGGAAACTATGGCCGCAACTTAATTCGTGCCCTCGCTGCAGATTATCCCGATTCTGAATTTCGCCTTTACAATCCCTGGCCAGGCAGTGTAAGCTTTCCAGCGCCCAGCAATGTTGTTGAACAATTACCGGCTTTAAAATCGAAGCTTTACGCTCAACTTTGGCGCCGACGATTTATCAGCAAACAAGCCCAAAGAGAAGGCGTAGAAATTTTTCATGGCCTTTCGGCTGAATTGCCCCAAGGATTATCCCGACTGGGCATAAAATCCATCGTGAGTATTCATGATCTGATTTTCCTACGCTACCCCGAATTATACAAGGCCATCGATCGTAAGATCTATAAGCGTAAGGCCCTCGCGGCTTGCCAAAGAGCCGATTTGGTGGTAGCCATTAGTCATCAAACTCGAGAAGACCTCATCAAACTTTTGGGCATAAGCCCGAGTAAGATTAAAGTAATTGGTCAAGGTTGTGCGCCTGAATTTTGGGAAGATCATCAAGACTTAGGAGAGGCCCTCATTAAAAGAGAGACCTTACCCGAACGCTTTGGTTTGTTTGTTGGAACTTTAGAACCGCGTAAAAATCCGGTTGCCTTGGCGCAAGCTTGCTTGGCAGAGAATATACCCTTGGTGCTGGTGGGCCGTCCTAAAAAATATTGGGCCGATTTTTACAATAGCCTTTCGGCAGAAGAAAAGAAACTCATTCGCCCTATTAAAGTGGGGCCTAATGCCGAATTAGCGGGGCTCTATCAAAAGGCCACCTTTATGGCCTATCCCTCCAATTTTGAAGGATTTGGTATTCCCTTGGTCGAGGCAATGGCCTGTAATACGGCCTTAATAAGCAGTGCCAATTCTGCCCTAAAAGAAGTGGCCGGCCCCGGAACCTTATTGGTAAAAGAAAATTCTCCTGAACAATTAGGGGCAGCCATTCGCAAATTCTGGGAGGACGAAAACCTTCGTCAAAAATCCATTAAGCAGAACCGTAATTTTGTAGCCCAGTTTAAAGATCAGGTAATTGCCCGTCAATGGATGGACACTTACCGCGAACTTGCAGGACATGATTAA
- a CDS encoding glycosyltransferase family 2 protein — protein MIKISAVIITYNEEKNIARCLASLQKVADDIVVVDSFSSDRTEELVKAAGARFVPHAFEGHIQQKNWAISQAKYPHVLSLDADEALDEELEAAILTIKENWKADGYRLNRLTNYCGKWIRHGLWYPDRKLRLWDSRKGAWGGQNPHDTFIMEKGSTIQDLPGHLLHYSIYSFEEHIAQIRKFTDISSKAAFDNGKRSSYFKLLFSPFLKFIRAYVFRLGFLDGKEGWMIARWSAHATYLKYRKLMKLQKS, from the coding sequence ATGATTAAAATTTCGGCGGTCATTATCACCTACAACGAGGAAAAGAATATTGCTCGCTGTCTGGCTTCTTTGCAAAAGGTAGCTGATGATATTGTTGTAGTAGACTCCTTTAGTTCGGATCGCACCGAAGAATTGGTTAAAGCCGCTGGTGCTCGCTTTGTACCTCATGCTTTTGAAGGGCATATTCAACAAAAGAATTGGGCCATTTCCCAAGCTAAATATCCTCATGTTCTTTCGCTGGATGCAGATGAAGCCCTGGACGAAGAACTGGAAGCGGCTATTTTGACCATCAAAGAAAACTGGAAGGCCGACGGCTATCGTTTAAATCGCCTGACCAATTATTGCGGTAAATGGATTCGTCACGGGCTTTGGTATCCCGATCGGAAACTAAGACTCTGGGACAGCCGCAAAGGCGCTTGGGGTGGGCAAAATCCACATGATACCTTTATCATGGAAAAGGGATCTACAATTCAGGATTTACCCGGACATTTACTTCATTACAGCATTTACAGCTTTGAAGAGCATATTGCCCAAATTCGAAAGTTCACGGATATATCCTCCAAAGCTGCTTTTGATAATGGCAAACGCTCCAGCTACTTCAAATTGCTCTTCTCCCCTTTCTTGAAATTCATTCGAGCATATGTTTTCCGTCTAGGTTTTTTAGATGGTAAGGAAGGCTGGATGATCGCACGCTGGAGTGCTCATGCCACCTATCTTAAGTATCGGAAGCTCATGAAATTGCAGAAGTCCTGA